A segment of the Carya illinoinensis cultivar Pawnee chromosome 1, C.illinoinensisPawnee_v1, whole genome shotgun sequence genome:
ACAACCCAAGATcactttctccatatcaagaaAGAACCTGCTAGACCTTGATGATCTATCGGTTGAGAAAAAACCAGcacaaaaaattttatgaagacCACTCACATGTTCTGTCTTTGATGCTCTATCTTGATGGTTGAGATAAAATTACCAGCACAAAGAATTTTATGAAGACCACTCACATGTTCTGTCATCTATCAATCCATTTTCTTCTCCATATCTATGCTGCATCTCAAAATTTATGATCATGAAATAGTCAAGtgtgtgtgcatatatatatatatggaaaccaCTTTGGAGTGGTCAGGCTATTCCTTTAGTTTTAACAGCCCTCAAATGACAATATGCCACATCAGCAATTTTACTTAAAGGACAATGAACCTTATCACACCagatttttcattaaataataataaataatagcatGGCCACCATCTTAAATGTCTCTTGCGCAGGCCTCCCCATTGTCGATTGCGGCCTCACCCCCATTCCAACGCAATCTTGATAGTCGTCGATCACCCAAGACTCTTCAAAGGGAAAATTGGACGACTATGGTGGTCCTACCGTTGACAATGGTGAGGACGACGACACAAAACCAGTCAAGACTCTACACTCCCCTTATCATCTCAAATACCTCCTCTTTACCCCAACTCCCTGCCATCTACTTTCAAACCTTACTTTCCAACAACGATGATTTCACTACCCACTCAGAGCTCAAAAAGTTGCACCTTGCTCCTCCCCTTCCTCCTTCGTTGGACTCGCATCGGCATCTCCCTCGAAGCACTCTTGTGGCTATGAAAATTCTATGACTCTTTTCTACCTTTTTATCAAACACCTGTTATGCATCTCTGTTTTCCAGTATAATacatttctttgatttccatctTCCTTCCTAAGTACATTTAGTGAATTACAACAAAATTTCTAACAACGGACCCATCACCGAATGAAGAGGACAAGGAGATCATAAAGTTAGTGGTGGAGGACAAGACATCGTCGTACTTGCTAGAATTAAAGTTACGAGAGGGCGATTGCAAGAGGGTTGCTGACACCCAATCGACCACCTATTCATGTTCATGACGCTAGGCTCGAGAGGTAGACGTCCGTCCATCGTAGATCTTGGGGTCAAGCTCCATCAAGGCTCGGCAAGGTGGAGTTATGCATTTTGTGAGGGTGAGTTGGTGGAAGACGAATAGCGCGCGGGGAGAAGATTTGGAGAGTTTTGGTGAGGTGCAGGCACGCACATGAACTGTAAAGTGAAGGACCTACGTGGAAGGCTATTATTGGAGGGCTGTTTATTGAATTATAATAGCCGGACCGGTTTAAAGGTTTtctctcctatatatatatagatatttccaAAGATCTCAATATCTGCTGTTAAATCtaatttgcttgtttttatacCAGTCCTACCTGCTTTGCTTCTAAAATGAGTGTTAAAAGCAAAGAGAGATTTAATTCAAGCGAAAATTTCCTAATCAGATAATACTTAGAGATTGTTTACATTTAAGGAGATTTGAATTTTAGACATGGGGAAGCATACCTTCAAGCTCAAgtcctttaccacttgagtgAAACCATAAGGGTTTAAAAAAAGCAAAGAGAAATTTATCACATATGAAGTAAGCAGATTActgatgaaaatgaaaatgacaaaacaaaacaaacaaaaccgaACCATAAAGAAATTAGAGTAGTCTTAGTGGTAGAGAAATGTTAGCTTTTCATGTAGTGAATTAGTTGGCTATGCTTAATTTGGTAATATGAGTCGACTTTGTATGCAAATTATGTAGGAAACACGCAAGTCTTTTGGCTATCTGATCGTGATGACAACCattaatatatagatcataTCGATCATCTCACGCATGCACCCTAGTCTTCTTTAAAATGTTGTATATTATATTCTCGTCCTTATGTTCATCAAAACGAATAATTATCCAcgttattctttattttaattttggaaaaataacATATGCTATATTGTTGATCGAAAtattcattctctatttttttaaatgaatagattgtataaatttattgatCAATTACACAAACAATGATTAATAATCTTCAATTCCctagaagaaaaaatattaatatggtAATTTCCTAGCCTTGATAGTACTGTTTCATGATAGGGACACCAACAGGAACGCCAGGGACAACCCCTCCATAACACGATGTCTTCCCGAAAGGTACTCCAATGGTGGTGGCAGTACTCGAACACAATGAGGCTGCATATTCTGGGACTTTTGCCTTTACAGAGACATTGATAATCCCATTCCGCTCCCCATTACTGTTTCTCAATCTGTAACTCAAAAAATGCAGATAACTCTGCGGCACAAAACCTCCGACGAAATCTGACACCGGAATCCTTGCCATCCCCAATGTTTTGTCCCCGGCGGAGGTCTTACATTGTACCTCTACGGTTATAAACCGCGCATGCTGTGGGATTTCCACGTTATGCTTTTCATTCCAGTAGGGGTAGCTCCCGCCGTCCTTGTCCATCTCCGTTCTGCAGAGGGGCTGCGAATCCGTTCGGATTACGGCGAAAGCATTCTTCTTGACGGGTTTCCGGTTGTTTCTTATATCTTCACCGGAGATCACCGTGATCTCAAGGGTGCTGGATGCCATGCTAAACATGTCGAtcgaagaaataaatatattgtaaTTAGCAGCCGGCGAAAGCCTACGTGAGGTTTGCGTATCTGCGAATTAGTGATATTGAACGTACGATTTACTGGGTCTCTGAATTCCCAATGTTTTGGAGTAATGTCGATAACGGGGGTAATGTGCTTTTATAGACGTTTTAAGGGAGGAAACTGTCGACTTAAGTCTAGAGAAGGAAGACAGAAACACGTACGTGGTTTCTGTGTTTGTTCGAAATTTTGAACTAACGCGGAAGGTCCAAGGGACTTACCGTCTGCTTGCGGGCACAAGGAATTAGAtggcatttattattattatttttttttgggtctttttttttttttttatttacttttaaataAGTGTGTGGGACTTGGAATTTAATTCTGGCGTGTGGAAGTGAACATGCTAAAATTGATTTTTCAATTTCCAATTTGTTACACTTGTCGATTTTTTTGTGTCACTTCTCATCTTTACataccatatattatatataattttttatttttttcttttacaaatacAAGGTGTATAAACCATAAGTAGAAAAACTCAAATAgtttataaagaataaaattttaaaaaaaataaagtatattatatgttaggatgacaataacaaaactcatcttgtattaaaaaattaacatgaAGTCATATGTAATCTTTGACTAGTTAGCACATGATTTCAATATTTGTGTCAACTAATCAAAGTATTAAACTTGGTGTAGGACACGTGTCAATCTTGTCGTTAATTTTTCGACAACAAATTAATAGATGTACCTAATTGCGATTTTCTTAAAATTCAAGTATGATTACGTGAGAGTTAAAAATTGATAtctcaaattataaaaacataaaaattcaaTTACTGATATTGCAAGTTAACCCTTTCCCGTATATATTGGTGGATCCGGCTTGCCTCTAGTTGCAAAGTAACAGGACATCTCCTGTTATCAGATCTAAGGGCTATTAttgtatcttttaaaaaaaaaaaggactattattacatcttttaaataaaaaagagggtGCTAATGTTGGAGAggaacatgttttatttattttttattttttaatttttgccaaaattttactacaaataaattttaaagattttgttttatttatttaattattaaacacactaataataaaaaataaaaaataaataaaaactatctATTTATCAATTAAACATAGTAACTagtatcaaatatatttttatgtttttaatatttatatacaaacagataaataacataaaaatggtctctttaaatttatgtctattaaaattgtaaatatattttcaacACGGTTAGATTTTACTTGTCAACATACAAAGCTAGCCGTTCAAGTCTCAACAGGAGATGTCCTGTTACAGTGAAGCTGGAAGCAAGGCGGATCTTATATTGGGAATTGATATTCCTATTTTCCACTTTAGTGGGCGCCCgtgtttttgtttgattttgagtCTTTGACGGTGTAAAAATATCAGAATTAgtgtttttgtttgattttgaggCTCTGACGAAGTCTTCGTCTGACGAGATATTGGTAGACAAATTTGACAATTTCAATATACGATCGGACGTTTCCCTCGAGCTAATAATTCTACTGCACAGGAAACTGTGTGGTATGACCGACCCTAACATGGGTGGTGCTAGGATTCCGCTGTTGGTACATTTCTTTGGAGTTTCCCTTTTTGTATTGagtttatcatatttatttttatttttttacatatttattaaatatttttaaatatttttttaaaagtaatcacaatattattaagaattaatttcttaatcactaagtaaaaataataaaaaaaataaaacgagaTCGTTATCATTTTTCATCCTAACAAAAGCCACTTTATAGAAGCGTGTtacatacttttttatttaataaaaaaaaaaaaaaatccatgagATGAGTGCATGCGAGGAAACACATGGGAGAGAACAATAACATATGTATCTctttaattgttgtttattttgctagatataattttaaaatgtgtaaatttcttgtactttcttaaaaaaataattgagtatagtatttaaaaaaataatttttttatatgaatttcaaatttattcattttttataataaatagttcACGAGATTTACCAACTCTGAAATTGCAAATATAATCATTTatatatgattagtataacaaGATCAAATGAAAAGCAATGTAAAATGTAATGTTGATGTTGGCAACAATGGTTGGATTTTGGTtgagggatatatatatatatataaagagagagatagagagggtTTGTTACTTTTCATCCATACGCCATATATGACCTACTAAGAGGAAAAATATATGTCTCTAGCCAGTTAATATATTTCTCTCTCTAGCCAGTGCAAAGGAAATCAGCCGCGTCCCAAAAATATTAGATTAGCACTATAAGGTAAGTAGGTTGATCATAAGTTAGGATTAACATacgttagctagttatatatatcattattaaaGTTAGTTCTTTGAAAGTCAATATTTATGTATCACACGTGTCATGATATTTGCAAACATATTATTCATCGTGTTGTATTctgcatattatagttatgtatgtattatacaTCTCATATTGCATAAGACACATAAACTTTCATAAGATCAAGTGTAAGATAAAAACAATTTGATAAGATGGCTATTTAGATGCATGGTACCGATGTCGTTTATGGGTGGATGTGTAAGCTAGTTATGTATGTTATTATTAAAATCAGTTCTTTGAAAGCCAGTATTTATGTATAACGCATATCATGATATTTGCAAATATGTTATTCATCACGTTTTACTATGCatgttatagttatatatatgttatgcatCTATCATGTATCTCTTTGTATAAGACACGTAAATTTTCATAAGATTAAGTGTAAGATAAGAATAACTTGATAAGATAGCCATTTAAATGCATAGTACTAATGCAATTTATGAGTGAATGTGCTAGTCACGGAGCTATGTTTGGTCCACCGTAGTATACTAAAATACTATTAGTGGCTCCCTTTGCAGCCGCAGAACGTTAAGCTAGTATACAACCTTGCATATAGGATTATCTGTGTGGACTAGTATGATAATTTTAGATAAGTCAAGATAAATTATGCATGTTATAGCGTATGTATGATCActcatgattttaagtttttagaataaatattttatgaaaaatcttacgttaagtatgtttatattatgatGAGTTTCTTACTGAATCATCGACTCATttgatttgtttaatatttttaaacctCTTTAGGTCATAACATTTATGAAGGTAGAGCTGCATGATAGGACTTAGTCCGTGATAGTAGCTTAGATTATGTGTATAGATTttaagttattatatagatcttaagaaattttaataaatgcacTCTTATTTATGATTCTAATATTTTCATACGAaactattatatttattataaaagataTTTGCACTTAACGCTTCTTtcagaattaaaatatatatatttttgagtcAATATCATCAATAGCACTTCGGCtgatatttagaaaaataattttattagtaaCTGTAGATAGTGGGCTACGTGAACTATGACCAAGTGGGAGAAACGGGTGGCAGAGAAGTTTTTGACACTGTCAACTATCCACCAGATTGCATTTTCCAGGAGCATGTGCGTGGCACGTCAGAGTTAGACCATCTTGACTTCGTCAACaccaattaatatttttttttaaacattcatCAATacttttcattcattcataaaatttgTGTTACAAAGCAGCAACACTCACTTAAATTCTCAATTCACAATCACTCACTTAAATCCCTTCGTTACTACAAGGCATTTCTCTAGCAATTATACTTAGGGCTGAGCAACCGGATACCAGACCGGGTATCCAGGTATACCCAGACAGGAACCCGGATTCCAAATCCAGGCCGAATTCTGGCCCGAATATACATGAGTTATGACCCGAGCTGGAACCCGGATTGatccgggtttttacaacccggattgatccgggtttttacaacccggaaatccggatTCCGGCCTCtaccaggttttttttttttttttaagcctatattattaaacttttttcagGAAAAGGCCAATATAACGCTTAGCCACAAAGCAAACAATCAAGACCAGAAAAGAATCCAAATAGTAAATTCTCAAATGTCAAAGCTTTTCAAGAACAACGTTCAGAAACCAATAACATATCACAAGAACCATAGAAAAAGCATCAACTAATTAGTTCAATTCAGAAAGAACATtactcttaaaaagaaaaactcaatgAGGATATAACAAAAAAGTAATAACAGGCACTAAGCTCTAAacagaagaaaattttaaatatcatcTTAGACATTTTATTCCATTAACAGCATCAACAGTCGCGAGaacaaaagatgaagaaaaatagaatttctGTGGAATttcactagagagagagagagagagagagagagagagagagaggcaaacgTTAAGGGCACCTTCCTTCTTTTGCTGCAAATATATCGACTCGGGGAAGAATGGGTTTCAAGAAGATTCTGAAGCGCAATTCCAAAACTCTCCTATCTTCCAAAACACCACAACCACCACTCTCTCTCATCCCAGACCCTTCTCTCCCACTACCACCACCATCGGACTCTCTGACCCCTCTCCCCATTGTTACTCTTTCGCACCACACCCATAAACCCAACCACCATGACCACCTCCTCCGCTTTCTCATGGCCCATCTTAAACGGCCCTTCAATCCCGCCCTTTAATCACTACGACTTCCACGTCTTCAACTGGGCCTCCACCGTCGACTCGTTCCGTCACGACCACTCTACGTTCGAATGGATGGCCCGCACTCTCGCCATCACCAACCGCTTCGACGACCTTGGATCCCTAC
Coding sequences within it:
- the LOC122301730 gene encoding BON1-associated protein 2-like, with protein sequence MFSMASSTLEITVISGEDIRNNRKPVKKNAFAVIRTDSQPLCRTEMDKDGGSYPYWNEKHNVEIPQHARFITVEVQCKTSAGDKTLGMARIPVSDFVGGFVPQSYLHFLSYRLRNSNGERNGIINVSVKAKVPEYAASLCSSTATTIGVPFGKTSCYGGVVPGVPVGVPIMKQYYQG